In Nostoc sp. CENA543, a single genomic region encodes these proteins:
- a CDS encoding HAD-IA family hydrolase, with protein sequence MQAQTKLVIFDCDGVLVDSETLGNRVLVEFVAEFGLKLSLEEAIRLFKGGKMADCVTVIERRLGRKMPPDFVTQLRTFTAQAFESELLPVQGIETALDQINLPICVASSGPIEKIQLALRVTNLLPRFAGCIFSSYEIGSWKPAPDLFLYAAKNMGVQAQFCTVVEDSILGVRAGIAAGMKVLGYTTKNEAHQLKECGADVFYSMYQLPNLI encoded by the coding sequence ATGCAAGCACAAACAAAACTGGTTATTTTCGATTGTGATGGAGTATTAGTAGACAGTGAGACATTAGGTAATCGTGTGCTTGTGGAATTTGTCGCCGAGTTTGGCTTAAAACTGTCACTGGAAGAAGCTATTCGGTTATTTAAAGGCGGCAAAATGGCTGATTGTGTTACTGTGATTGAGCGAAGATTGGGGAGAAAAATGCCGCCAGATTTTGTCACTCAACTTCGTACCTTTACTGCTCAGGCATTTGAGAGCGAACTACTTCCAGTACAAGGAATAGAAACAGCTTTAGACCAAATTAATTTACCAATTTGCGTTGCATCCAGTGGGCCAATTGAAAAAATTCAGTTGGCATTGCGTGTCACTAATTTATTACCAAGATTTGCAGGATGTATTTTTAGTTCCTATGAAATTGGTAGTTGGAAACCTGCACCCGACTTATTTTTATATGCAGCTAAAAATATGGGAGTTCAAGCTCAATTTTGTACTGTTGTGGAAGATAGTATTTTAGGTGTACGCGCGGGGATTGCTGCTGGGATGAAAGTTTTAGGTTACACTACCAAAAATGAAGCTCATCAACTCAAAGAATG